The proteins below are encoded in one region of Anguilla anguilla isolate fAngAng1 chromosome 3, fAngAng1.pri, whole genome shotgun sequence:
- the LOC118222812 gene encoding phosphofurin acidic cluster sorting protein 1-like isoform X4 yields MSERGGLPRTGGAPSPHMQPSKPVAITSNRPVQMNLFATWEVDRSSPSCVPRLFNLTLKKLIMLKELDRDLTSVVIAVKLQGSKRILRSNEILLSSAGLTETDLQLTFSLQYPHFLKRDANRLQIMLQRRKRYKNRTILGYKTLALGLINMAEVMQHPSEGAQVLGLHSQVKDASVPVAEVRVYSLSSQPIDHEGPKAKMSDRSPDIDNYSEEEEESYSSEQEGSDDPAHSQYLFDEDDEVRKKKPRRKLPSNAANTRVNQPNIKQKFVALLKRFKVSDEVGFGLEHVSREQIQEVEEDLDDLYDSLELYNPSDSGPEMDETDSILSTPKPTLRPFFEGMSQSSSQTEFGSLNSKGSRDPFSPGEQPPSERMKHSRSRNLDDALSETDTLDEQDFLGEAGPCVTVSVPEKLRTPLKAESQSLSSPRMDGGQTARQKRNAPLKERQLSKPLSERANSSDGERSPELGHSTSVLRKAVYDQLNQVLLADSALPECLILVNGTDWQGQYVTELLQAQKQPVVCTCSGAEIQTVLSAILTRIQKFCNCNSSMPRPVKVAAVGGQSYLGAILQFFVTQLANKTSDWLGHMRFLVVPLGSHLVAKHLGTLDNRYSAAFLDSSWRDLFSRTEPPQTDVLDVAGRISQYISGATITHQVPIAEAMLTCKHRTHDEDSYQKFIPFVGMVKVGFIEPGPSSAGGDQEEGAAVNLAVPSTSPPTHGSPLGLVKEVATPPSSPSMSSVLAGQGSPSMSQGVDAIGLQVDYWLASLADKKREGERRDTGCKNTLKSAFRSLQVTRLPGGGASDLQTQVNTMAMTVVTKEKNKKVPTIFLGKKPKEKDVDSKSQVIEGISRLICSAKQQQTILKVSIDGVDWNDVKFFQLAAQWPTHVKYFPVGLFGYSKPPS; encoded by the exons GCTCTTTAATCTGACTCTGAAGAAGCTGATAATGTTGAAGGAGTTGGACAGAGACCTGACATCAGTGGTGATTGCTGTGAAGCTCCAG ggtTCCAAGCGAATCCTGCGCTCCAATGAGATCTTGCTCTCCTCAGCTGGACTGACGGAGACAGACCTCCAGCTCACCTTCTCCCTGCAG tacCCTCACTTCCTGAAGAGAGATGCCAACAGGCTTCAGATTATGCTCCAGCGCAGGAAGAGGTACAAGAACCGCACCATCCTGGGCTACAAGACCTTGGCCCTGGGCCTGATAAACATGGCGGAG GTGATGCAGCATCCCAGCGAGGGGGCCCAGGTGCTGGGGCTCCACAGCCAGGTGAAGGACGCCTCTGTCCCGGTGGCCGAGGTCCGCGTGTACTCCCTGTCCAGCCAGCCTATCGACCACGAGGGACCCAAGGCCAAGATGTCCG ATCGCTCTCCGGACATTGATAACTActctgaagaggaggaggagagttACTCTTCGGAGCAAGAGGGCAGCGATGACCCCGCCCACAGCCAG tacctgtttgatgaagatgatgaagtgAGGAAGAAGAAACCGCGACGCAAACTGCCCTCAAACGCAGCCAACACCCGAGTGAAC CAACCCAACATCAAGCAGAAATTTGTGGCTTTGCTGAAGAGGTTCAAGGTTTCTGATGAG GTGGGTTTCGGCCTGGAGCACGTGTCACGGGAGCAGAtccaggaagtggaggaggaCCTGGACGACCTGTACGACAGCCTGGAGCTCTACAACCCCAGCGACAGCGGCCCAGAGATGGACGAGACGGACAGCATCCTCagcacccccaaacccacactcaG gCCTTTCTTTGAGGGCATGTCCCAGTCCAGCTCCCAGACTGAGTTCGGAAGCCTGAACAGCAAAGGCAGCCGAGACCCTTTCAGCCCT ggggagcagccTCCCTCAGAAAGAATGAAGCACTCTCGCAGTCGCAACCTGGACGACGCTCTGTCTGAGACTGACACACTG gATGAGCAGGATTTTTTGGGGGAGGCGGGACCCTGCGTCACTGTGTCTGTCCCAGAGAAACTCCGCACCCCCCTCAAGGCTGAGAGCCAGAGCCTGTCCTCCCCCAG GATGGACGGGGGCCAGACCGCGCGGCAGAAGCGCAACGCGCCGCTGAAGGAGCGGCAGCTATCCAAGCCGCTGAGCGAGAGGGCCAACAGCTCCGACGGCGAGAGGTCCCCCGAGCTCGGCCACTCCACTTCG GTCCTGCGGAAGGCCGTGTATGACCAGCTGAACCAGGTCCTCCTGGCCGACTCCGCCCTCCCAGAGTGCCTCATCCTGGTCAACGGCACGGACTGGCAGGGCcag TACGTGACGGAGCTGCTGCAGGCCCAGAAGCAGCCGGTCGTCTGCACCTGCTCGGGGGCAGAGATCCAGACCGTGCTCTCCGCAATCCTCACCCGCATACAGAAGTT tTGTAACTGCAACTCGTCCATGCCCAGGCCGGTGAAAGTAGCAGCGGTGGGGGGGCAGAGCTACCTGGGGGCCATTCTGCAGTTCTTTGTCACCCAGCTGGCGAACAAGACGTCCGATTGGCTCGGTCACATGAGGTTCCTGGTGGTGCCTTTGG GTTCACACCTGGTCGCCAAGCACCTGGGCACTCTGGACAACCGTTACAGTGCGGCCTTCCTGGACAGCTCCTGGAGGGACCTTTTCAGCCGGACGGAACCCCCCCAGACAG acgtcCTGGACGTGGCGGGCCGGATCTCTCAGTACATCAGCGGGGCCACCATCACCCACCAGGTGCCCATCGCTGAGGCCATGCTGACCTGCAAGCACCGCAC GCATGATGAAGACTCCTACCAGAAGTTCATTCCTTTTGTTGGG ATGGTGAAGGTGGGATTTATCGAACCCGGGCCTTCGTCTGCAG GTGGGGACCAGGAAGAGGGCGCGGCCGTCAACTTGGCCGTCCCCTCCACATCCCCGCCCACTCACGGATCTCCATTGGGGCTTGTGAAAGAAGTGGCCACCCCGCCTTCCTCGCCCTCCATGAGCTCCGTATTGGCTGGACAGGG GAGTCCCAGCATGTCCCAGGGGGTGGACGCTATCGGGCTGCAGGTGGACTACTGGCTGGCCTCGCTGGCGGACAAGAAGCGGGAGGGCGAACGCCGTGACACCGGCTGCAAGAACACGCTGAAGAGCGCCTTCCGATCGCTGCAGGTCACCCGGCTGCCAGGAGGGGGCGCCAGCGACCTGCAGACGCAGGTCAACACGATGGCCATGACCGTGGTCACGAAGGAGAAGAACAAGAAGG TGCCCACCATATTCCTGGGGAAGAAGCCGAAGGAGAAGGATGTGGATTCCAAGAGCCAGGTCATCGAGGGAATCAGCAGACTCATCTGCTCCGCAAAGCAACAACAGACCATCCTgaagg tTTCCATAGATGGCGTGGACTGGAACGATGTCAAATTTTTCCAGCTGGCTGCCCAGTGGCCAACGCACGTCAAGTACTTCCCAGTGGGACTGTTTGGCTACAGTAAACCACCCTCTTAG
- the LOC118222812 gene encoding phosphofurin acidic cluster sorting protein 1-like isoform X1 — MSERGGLPRTGGAPSPHMQPSKPVAITSNRPVQMNLFATWEVDRSSPSCVPRLFNLTLKKLIMLKELDRDLTSVVIAVKLQGSKRILRSNEILLSSAGLTETDLQLTFSLQYPHFLKRDANRLQIMLQRRKRYKNRTILGYKTLALGLINMAEVMQHPSEGAQVLGLHSQVKDASVPVAEVRVYSLSSQPIDHEGPKAKMSDRSPDIDNYSEEEEESYSSEQEGSDDPAHSQYLFDEDDEVRKKKPRRKLPSNAANTRVNQPNIKQKFVALLKRFKVSDEVGFGLEHVSREQIQEVEEDLDDLYDSLELYNPSDSGPEMDETDSILSTPKPTLRPFFEGMSQSSSQTEFGSLNSKGSRDPFSPQGEQPPSERMKHSRSRNLDDALSETDTLDEQDFLGEAGPCVTVSVPEKLRTPLKAESQSLSSPRMDGGQTARQKRNAPLKERQLSKPLSERANSSDGERSPELGHSTSVLRKAVYDQLNQVLLADSALPECLILVNGTDWQGQYVTELLQAQKQPVVCTCSGAEIQTVLSAILTRIQKFCNCNSSMPRPVKVAAVGGQSYLGAILQFFVTQLANKTSDWLGHMRFLVVPLGSHLVAKHLGTLDNRYSAAFLDSSWRDLFSRTEPPQTDVLDVAGRISQYISGATITHQVPIAEAMLTCKHRTHDEDSYQKFIPFVGMVKVGFIEPGPSSAGGDQEEGAAVNLAVPSTSPPTHGSPLGLVKEVATPPSSPSMSSVLAGQGSPSMSQGVDAIGLQVDYWLASLADKKREGERRDTGCKNTLKSAFRSLQVTRLPGGGASDLQTQVNTMAMTVVTKEKNKKAGRSMLEVASLLEILPEKSLLHMPTIFLGKKPKEKDVDSKSQVIEGISRLICSAKQQQTILKVSIDGVDWNDVKFFQLAAQWPTHVKYFPVGLFGYSKPPS, encoded by the exons GCTCTTTAATCTGACTCTGAAGAAGCTGATAATGTTGAAGGAGTTGGACAGAGACCTGACATCAGTGGTGATTGCTGTGAAGCTCCAG ggtTCCAAGCGAATCCTGCGCTCCAATGAGATCTTGCTCTCCTCAGCTGGACTGACGGAGACAGACCTCCAGCTCACCTTCTCCCTGCAG tacCCTCACTTCCTGAAGAGAGATGCCAACAGGCTTCAGATTATGCTCCAGCGCAGGAAGAGGTACAAGAACCGCACCATCCTGGGCTACAAGACCTTGGCCCTGGGCCTGATAAACATGGCGGAG GTGATGCAGCATCCCAGCGAGGGGGCCCAGGTGCTGGGGCTCCACAGCCAGGTGAAGGACGCCTCTGTCCCGGTGGCCGAGGTCCGCGTGTACTCCCTGTCCAGCCAGCCTATCGACCACGAGGGACCCAAGGCCAAGATGTCCG ATCGCTCTCCGGACATTGATAACTActctgaagaggaggaggagagttACTCTTCGGAGCAAGAGGGCAGCGATGACCCCGCCCACAGCCAG tacctgtttgatgaagatgatgaagtgAGGAAGAAGAAACCGCGACGCAAACTGCCCTCAAACGCAGCCAACACCCGAGTGAAC CAACCCAACATCAAGCAGAAATTTGTGGCTTTGCTGAAGAGGTTCAAGGTTTCTGATGAG GTGGGTTTCGGCCTGGAGCACGTGTCACGGGAGCAGAtccaggaagtggaggaggaCCTGGACGACCTGTACGACAGCCTGGAGCTCTACAACCCCAGCGACAGCGGCCCAGAGATGGACGAGACGGACAGCATCCTCagcacccccaaacccacactcaG gCCTTTCTTTGAGGGCATGTCCCAGTCCAGCTCCCAGACTGAGTTCGGAAGCCTGAACAGCAAAGGCAGCCGAGACCCTTTCAGCCCT cagggggagcagccTCCCTCAGAAAGAATGAAGCACTCTCGCAGTCGCAACCTGGACGACGCTCTGTCTGAGACTGACACACTG gATGAGCAGGATTTTTTGGGGGAGGCGGGACCCTGCGTCACTGTGTCTGTCCCAGAGAAACTCCGCACCCCCCTCAAGGCTGAGAGCCAGAGCCTGTCCTCCCCCAG GATGGACGGGGGCCAGACCGCGCGGCAGAAGCGCAACGCGCCGCTGAAGGAGCGGCAGCTATCCAAGCCGCTGAGCGAGAGGGCCAACAGCTCCGACGGCGAGAGGTCCCCCGAGCTCGGCCACTCCACTTCG GTCCTGCGGAAGGCCGTGTATGACCAGCTGAACCAGGTCCTCCTGGCCGACTCCGCCCTCCCAGAGTGCCTCATCCTGGTCAACGGCACGGACTGGCAGGGCcag TACGTGACGGAGCTGCTGCAGGCCCAGAAGCAGCCGGTCGTCTGCACCTGCTCGGGGGCAGAGATCCAGACCGTGCTCTCCGCAATCCTCACCCGCATACAGAAGTT tTGTAACTGCAACTCGTCCATGCCCAGGCCGGTGAAAGTAGCAGCGGTGGGGGGGCAGAGCTACCTGGGGGCCATTCTGCAGTTCTTTGTCACCCAGCTGGCGAACAAGACGTCCGATTGGCTCGGTCACATGAGGTTCCTGGTGGTGCCTTTGG GTTCACACCTGGTCGCCAAGCACCTGGGCACTCTGGACAACCGTTACAGTGCGGCCTTCCTGGACAGCTCCTGGAGGGACCTTTTCAGCCGGACGGAACCCCCCCAGACAG acgtcCTGGACGTGGCGGGCCGGATCTCTCAGTACATCAGCGGGGCCACCATCACCCACCAGGTGCCCATCGCTGAGGCCATGCTGACCTGCAAGCACCGCAC GCATGATGAAGACTCCTACCAGAAGTTCATTCCTTTTGTTGGG ATGGTGAAGGTGGGATTTATCGAACCCGGGCCTTCGTCTGCAG GTGGGGACCAGGAAGAGGGCGCGGCCGTCAACTTGGCCGTCCCCTCCACATCCCCGCCCACTCACGGATCTCCATTGGGGCTTGTGAAAGAAGTGGCCACCCCGCCTTCCTCGCCCTCCATGAGCTCCGTATTGGCTGGACAGGG GAGTCCCAGCATGTCCCAGGGGGTGGACGCTATCGGGCTGCAGGTGGACTACTGGCTGGCCTCGCTGGCGGACAAGAAGCGGGAGGGCGAACGCCGTGACACCGGCTGCAAGAACACGCTGAAGAGCGCCTTCCGATCGCTGCAGGTCACCCGGCTGCCAGGAGGGGGCGCCAGCGACCTGCAGACGCAGGTCAACACGATGGCCATGACCGTGGTCACGAAGGAGAAGAACAAGAAGG CTGGCAGAAGCATGCTGGAGGTGGCCAGTCTACTAGAGATTCTACCAGAAAAGTCGCTCTTGCACA TGCCCACCATATTCCTGGGGAAGAAGCCGAAGGAGAAGGATGTGGATTCCAAGAGCCAGGTCATCGAGGGAATCAGCAGACTCATCTGCTCCGCAAAGCAACAACAGACCATCCTgaagg tTTCCATAGATGGCGTGGACTGGAACGATGTCAAATTTTTCCAGCTGGCTGCCCAGTGGCCAACGCACGTCAAGTACTTCCCAGTGGGACTGTTTGGCTACAGTAAACCACCCTCTTAG
- the LOC118222812 gene encoding phosphofurin acidic cluster sorting protein 1-like isoform X3 translates to MSERGGLPRTGGAPSPHMQPSKPVAITSNRPVQMNLFATWEVDRSSPSCVPRLFNLTLKKLIMLKELDRDLTSVVIAVKLQGSKRILRSNEILLSSAGLTETDLQLTFSLQYPHFLKRDANRLQIMLQRRKRYKNRTILGYKTLALGLINMAEVMQHPSEGAQVLGLHSQVKDASVPVAEVRVYSLSSQPIDHEGPKAKMSDRSPDIDNYSEEEEESYSSEQEGSDDPAHSQYLFDEDDEVRKKKPRRKLPSNAANTRVNQPNIKQKFVALLKRFKVSDEVGFGLEHVSREQIQEVEEDLDDLYDSLELYNPSDSGPEMDETDSILSTPKPTLRPFFEGMSQSSSQTEFGSLNSKGSRDPFSPQGEQPPSERMKHSRSRNLDDALSETDTLDEQDFLGEAGPCVTVSVPEKLRTPLKAESQSLSSPRMDGGQTARQKRNAPLKERQLSKPLSERANSSDGERSPELGHSTSVLRKAVYDQLNQVLLADSALPECLILVNGTDWQGQYVTELLQAQKQPVVCTCSGAEIQTVLSAILTRIQKFCNCNSSMPRPVKVAAVGGQSYLGAILQFFVTQLANKTSDWLGHMRFLVVPLGSHLVAKHLGTLDNRYSAAFLDSSWRDLFSRTEPPQTDVLDVAGRISQYISGATITHQVPIAEAMLTCKHRTHDEDSYQKFIPFVGMVKVGFIEPGPSSAGGDQEEGAAVNLAVPSTSPPTHGSPLGLVKEVATPPSSPSMSSVLAGQGSPSMSQGVDAIGLQVDYWLASLADKKREGERRDTGCKNTLKSAFRSLQVTRLPGGGASDLQTQVNTMAMTVVTKEKNKKVPTIFLGKKPKEKDVDSKSQVIEGISRLICSAKQQQTILKVSIDGVDWNDVKFFQLAAQWPTHVKYFPVGLFGYSKPPS, encoded by the exons GCTCTTTAATCTGACTCTGAAGAAGCTGATAATGTTGAAGGAGTTGGACAGAGACCTGACATCAGTGGTGATTGCTGTGAAGCTCCAG ggtTCCAAGCGAATCCTGCGCTCCAATGAGATCTTGCTCTCCTCAGCTGGACTGACGGAGACAGACCTCCAGCTCACCTTCTCCCTGCAG tacCCTCACTTCCTGAAGAGAGATGCCAACAGGCTTCAGATTATGCTCCAGCGCAGGAAGAGGTACAAGAACCGCACCATCCTGGGCTACAAGACCTTGGCCCTGGGCCTGATAAACATGGCGGAG GTGATGCAGCATCCCAGCGAGGGGGCCCAGGTGCTGGGGCTCCACAGCCAGGTGAAGGACGCCTCTGTCCCGGTGGCCGAGGTCCGCGTGTACTCCCTGTCCAGCCAGCCTATCGACCACGAGGGACCCAAGGCCAAGATGTCCG ATCGCTCTCCGGACATTGATAACTActctgaagaggaggaggagagttACTCTTCGGAGCAAGAGGGCAGCGATGACCCCGCCCACAGCCAG tacctgtttgatgaagatgatgaagtgAGGAAGAAGAAACCGCGACGCAAACTGCCCTCAAACGCAGCCAACACCCGAGTGAAC CAACCCAACATCAAGCAGAAATTTGTGGCTTTGCTGAAGAGGTTCAAGGTTTCTGATGAG GTGGGTTTCGGCCTGGAGCACGTGTCACGGGAGCAGAtccaggaagtggaggaggaCCTGGACGACCTGTACGACAGCCTGGAGCTCTACAACCCCAGCGACAGCGGCCCAGAGATGGACGAGACGGACAGCATCCTCagcacccccaaacccacactcaG gCCTTTCTTTGAGGGCATGTCCCAGTCCAGCTCCCAGACTGAGTTCGGAAGCCTGAACAGCAAAGGCAGCCGAGACCCTTTCAGCCCT cagggggagcagccTCCCTCAGAAAGAATGAAGCACTCTCGCAGTCGCAACCTGGACGACGCTCTGTCTGAGACTGACACACTG gATGAGCAGGATTTTTTGGGGGAGGCGGGACCCTGCGTCACTGTGTCTGTCCCAGAGAAACTCCGCACCCCCCTCAAGGCTGAGAGCCAGAGCCTGTCCTCCCCCAG GATGGACGGGGGCCAGACCGCGCGGCAGAAGCGCAACGCGCCGCTGAAGGAGCGGCAGCTATCCAAGCCGCTGAGCGAGAGGGCCAACAGCTCCGACGGCGAGAGGTCCCCCGAGCTCGGCCACTCCACTTCG GTCCTGCGGAAGGCCGTGTATGACCAGCTGAACCAGGTCCTCCTGGCCGACTCCGCCCTCCCAGAGTGCCTCATCCTGGTCAACGGCACGGACTGGCAGGGCcag TACGTGACGGAGCTGCTGCAGGCCCAGAAGCAGCCGGTCGTCTGCACCTGCTCGGGGGCAGAGATCCAGACCGTGCTCTCCGCAATCCTCACCCGCATACAGAAGTT tTGTAACTGCAACTCGTCCATGCCCAGGCCGGTGAAAGTAGCAGCGGTGGGGGGGCAGAGCTACCTGGGGGCCATTCTGCAGTTCTTTGTCACCCAGCTGGCGAACAAGACGTCCGATTGGCTCGGTCACATGAGGTTCCTGGTGGTGCCTTTGG GTTCACACCTGGTCGCCAAGCACCTGGGCACTCTGGACAACCGTTACAGTGCGGCCTTCCTGGACAGCTCCTGGAGGGACCTTTTCAGCCGGACGGAACCCCCCCAGACAG acgtcCTGGACGTGGCGGGCCGGATCTCTCAGTACATCAGCGGGGCCACCATCACCCACCAGGTGCCCATCGCTGAGGCCATGCTGACCTGCAAGCACCGCAC GCATGATGAAGACTCCTACCAGAAGTTCATTCCTTTTGTTGGG ATGGTGAAGGTGGGATTTATCGAACCCGGGCCTTCGTCTGCAG GTGGGGACCAGGAAGAGGGCGCGGCCGTCAACTTGGCCGTCCCCTCCACATCCCCGCCCACTCACGGATCTCCATTGGGGCTTGTGAAAGAAGTGGCCACCCCGCCTTCCTCGCCCTCCATGAGCTCCGTATTGGCTGGACAGGG GAGTCCCAGCATGTCCCAGGGGGTGGACGCTATCGGGCTGCAGGTGGACTACTGGCTGGCCTCGCTGGCGGACAAGAAGCGGGAGGGCGAACGCCGTGACACCGGCTGCAAGAACACGCTGAAGAGCGCCTTCCGATCGCTGCAGGTCACCCGGCTGCCAGGAGGGGGCGCCAGCGACCTGCAGACGCAGGTCAACACGATGGCCATGACCGTGGTCACGAAGGAGAAGAACAAGAAGG TGCCCACCATATTCCTGGGGAAGAAGCCGAAGGAGAAGGATGTGGATTCCAAGAGCCAGGTCATCGAGGGAATCAGCAGACTCATCTGCTCCGCAAAGCAACAACAGACCATCCTgaagg tTTCCATAGATGGCGTGGACTGGAACGATGTCAAATTTTTCCAGCTGGCTGCCCAGTGGCCAACGCACGTCAAGTACTTCCCAGTGGGACTGTTTGGCTACAGTAAACCACCCTCTTAG
- the LOC118222812 gene encoding phosphofurin acidic cluster sorting protein 1-like isoform X2: MSERGGLPRTGGAPSPHMQPSKPVAITSNRPVQMNLFATWEVDRSSPSCVPRLFNLTLKKLIMLKELDRDLTSVVIAVKLQGSKRILRSNEILLSSAGLTETDLQLTFSLQYPHFLKRDANRLQIMLQRRKRYKNRTILGYKTLALGLINMAEVMQHPSEGAQVLGLHSQVKDASVPVAEVRVYSLSSQPIDHEGPKAKMSDRSPDIDNYSEEEEESYSSEQEGSDDPAHSQYLFDEDDEVRKKKPRRKLPSNAANTRVNQPNIKQKFVALLKRFKVSDEVGFGLEHVSREQIQEVEEDLDDLYDSLELYNPSDSGPEMDETDSILSTPKPTLRPFFEGMSQSSSQTEFGSLNSKGSRDPFSPGEQPPSERMKHSRSRNLDDALSETDTLDEQDFLGEAGPCVTVSVPEKLRTPLKAESQSLSSPRMDGGQTARQKRNAPLKERQLSKPLSERANSSDGERSPELGHSTSVLRKAVYDQLNQVLLADSALPECLILVNGTDWQGQYVTELLQAQKQPVVCTCSGAEIQTVLSAILTRIQKFCNCNSSMPRPVKVAAVGGQSYLGAILQFFVTQLANKTSDWLGHMRFLVVPLGSHLVAKHLGTLDNRYSAAFLDSSWRDLFSRTEPPQTDVLDVAGRISQYISGATITHQVPIAEAMLTCKHRTHDEDSYQKFIPFVGMVKVGFIEPGPSSAGGDQEEGAAVNLAVPSTSPPTHGSPLGLVKEVATPPSSPSMSSVLAGQGSPSMSQGVDAIGLQVDYWLASLADKKREGERRDTGCKNTLKSAFRSLQVTRLPGGGASDLQTQVNTMAMTVVTKEKNKKAGRSMLEVASLLEILPEKSLLHMPTIFLGKKPKEKDVDSKSQVIEGISRLICSAKQQQTILKVSIDGVDWNDVKFFQLAAQWPTHVKYFPVGLFGYSKPPS, from the exons GCTCTTTAATCTGACTCTGAAGAAGCTGATAATGTTGAAGGAGTTGGACAGAGACCTGACATCAGTGGTGATTGCTGTGAAGCTCCAG ggtTCCAAGCGAATCCTGCGCTCCAATGAGATCTTGCTCTCCTCAGCTGGACTGACGGAGACAGACCTCCAGCTCACCTTCTCCCTGCAG tacCCTCACTTCCTGAAGAGAGATGCCAACAGGCTTCAGATTATGCTCCAGCGCAGGAAGAGGTACAAGAACCGCACCATCCTGGGCTACAAGACCTTGGCCCTGGGCCTGATAAACATGGCGGAG GTGATGCAGCATCCCAGCGAGGGGGCCCAGGTGCTGGGGCTCCACAGCCAGGTGAAGGACGCCTCTGTCCCGGTGGCCGAGGTCCGCGTGTACTCCCTGTCCAGCCAGCCTATCGACCACGAGGGACCCAAGGCCAAGATGTCCG ATCGCTCTCCGGACATTGATAACTActctgaagaggaggaggagagttACTCTTCGGAGCAAGAGGGCAGCGATGACCCCGCCCACAGCCAG tacctgtttgatgaagatgatgaagtgAGGAAGAAGAAACCGCGACGCAAACTGCCCTCAAACGCAGCCAACACCCGAGTGAAC CAACCCAACATCAAGCAGAAATTTGTGGCTTTGCTGAAGAGGTTCAAGGTTTCTGATGAG GTGGGTTTCGGCCTGGAGCACGTGTCACGGGAGCAGAtccaggaagtggaggaggaCCTGGACGACCTGTACGACAGCCTGGAGCTCTACAACCCCAGCGACAGCGGCCCAGAGATGGACGAGACGGACAGCATCCTCagcacccccaaacccacactcaG gCCTTTCTTTGAGGGCATGTCCCAGTCCAGCTCCCAGACTGAGTTCGGAAGCCTGAACAGCAAAGGCAGCCGAGACCCTTTCAGCCCT ggggagcagccTCCCTCAGAAAGAATGAAGCACTCTCGCAGTCGCAACCTGGACGACGCTCTGTCTGAGACTGACACACTG gATGAGCAGGATTTTTTGGGGGAGGCGGGACCCTGCGTCACTGTGTCTGTCCCAGAGAAACTCCGCACCCCCCTCAAGGCTGAGAGCCAGAGCCTGTCCTCCCCCAG GATGGACGGGGGCCAGACCGCGCGGCAGAAGCGCAACGCGCCGCTGAAGGAGCGGCAGCTATCCAAGCCGCTGAGCGAGAGGGCCAACAGCTCCGACGGCGAGAGGTCCCCCGAGCTCGGCCACTCCACTTCG GTCCTGCGGAAGGCCGTGTATGACCAGCTGAACCAGGTCCTCCTGGCCGACTCCGCCCTCCCAGAGTGCCTCATCCTGGTCAACGGCACGGACTGGCAGGGCcag TACGTGACGGAGCTGCTGCAGGCCCAGAAGCAGCCGGTCGTCTGCACCTGCTCGGGGGCAGAGATCCAGACCGTGCTCTCCGCAATCCTCACCCGCATACAGAAGTT tTGTAACTGCAACTCGTCCATGCCCAGGCCGGTGAAAGTAGCAGCGGTGGGGGGGCAGAGCTACCTGGGGGCCATTCTGCAGTTCTTTGTCACCCAGCTGGCGAACAAGACGTCCGATTGGCTCGGTCACATGAGGTTCCTGGTGGTGCCTTTGG GTTCACACCTGGTCGCCAAGCACCTGGGCACTCTGGACAACCGTTACAGTGCGGCCTTCCTGGACAGCTCCTGGAGGGACCTTTTCAGCCGGACGGAACCCCCCCAGACAG acgtcCTGGACGTGGCGGGCCGGATCTCTCAGTACATCAGCGGGGCCACCATCACCCACCAGGTGCCCATCGCTGAGGCCATGCTGACCTGCAAGCACCGCAC GCATGATGAAGACTCCTACCAGAAGTTCATTCCTTTTGTTGGG ATGGTGAAGGTGGGATTTATCGAACCCGGGCCTTCGTCTGCAG GTGGGGACCAGGAAGAGGGCGCGGCCGTCAACTTGGCCGTCCCCTCCACATCCCCGCCCACTCACGGATCTCCATTGGGGCTTGTGAAAGAAGTGGCCACCCCGCCTTCCTCGCCCTCCATGAGCTCCGTATTGGCTGGACAGGG GAGTCCCAGCATGTCCCAGGGGGTGGACGCTATCGGGCTGCAGGTGGACTACTGGCTGGCCTCGCTGGCGGACAAGAAGCGGGAGGGCGAACGCCGTGACACCGGCTGCAAGAACACGCTGAAGAGCGCCTTCCGATCGCTGCAGGTCACCCGGCTGCCAGGAGGGGGCGCCAGCGACCTGCAGACGCAGGTCAACACGATGGCCATGACCGTGGTCACGAAGGAGAAGAACAAGAAGG CTGGCAGAAGCATGCTGGAGGTGGCCAGTCTACTAGAGATTCTACCAGAAAAGTCGCTCTTGCACA TGCCCACCATATTCCTGGGGAAGAAGCCGAAGGAGAAGGATGTGGATTCCAAGAGCCAGGTCATCGAGGGAATCAGCAGACTCATCTGCTCCGCAAAGCAACAACAGACCATCCTgaagg tTTCCATAGATGGCGTGGACTGGAACGATGTCAAATTTTTCCAGCTGGCTGCCCAGTGGCCAACGCACGTCAAGTACTTCCCAGTGGGACTGTTTGGCTACAGTAAACCACCCTCTTAG